The proteins below are encoded in one region of Candidatus Zixiibacteriota bacterium:
- a CDS encoding 2-oxoacid:acceptor oxidoreductase subunit alpha produces the protein MSERERKLLQGNQACLVGAIYAGMRFYAGYPITPSTEVAEGCARELPRIGGRFIQMEDEIASMAAIIGASVSGLKAMTATSGPGYSLMVENIGYAFMTETPVVIVNVQRGGPSTGLPTKVSQSDTMQARWGTHGDYVAIAVAPSTVADTVTETIRAFNLAERFRTPVTVLLDEVIAHSRSMVEIPQEGDYEIYERVRPTEPPGKTFEPFALTENMVSPMASYGQGYRFIITGLTHDTHGFTTNRADETKIKLDKLRYKITNFEEEIYKQEAHWTADAEIILIAYGSAARASLQAAQIAREAGAKIGVVQLYTIWPFPDRPLRDLCGHAKKVVVAELNMGQIVHEVRRALPDEIEVHAVQRYDGEILTPLQVLEKVDEVM, from the coding sequence ATGTCAGAAAGAGAACGTAAACTGCTGCAGGGCAACCAGGCCTGTCTGGTTGGCGCGATCTATGCCGGCATGCGATTCTATGCCGGATATCCGATTACGCCGTCGACCGAGGTGGCCGAGGGTTGTGCACGCGAACTGCCCAGGATTGGCGGGCGGTTCATTCAGATGGAAGACGAAATCGCTTCGATGGCTGCGATTATTGGAGCGTCGGTCTCCGGTCTCAAAGCGATGACAGCGACCTCCGGTCCGGGCTATTCGCTCATGGTTGAAAATATTGGCTATGCGTTCATGACCGAGACGCCGGTCGTCATCGTGAATGTTCAGCGCGGCGGACCGTCGACAGGACTGCCGACCAAGGTCAGCCAGTCGGATACGATGCAGGCTCGCTGGGGGACGCACGGCGACTATGTCGCGATTGCGGTAGCGCCGTCCACGGTGGCCGATACGGTAACCGAGACTATCCGCGCTTTCAATCTTGCAGAAAGGTTCCGCACTCCCGTGACCGTTCTGCTTGACGAGGTAATCGCGCACTCGCGCTCGATGGTGGAAATCCCTCAGGAGGGCGATTACGAGATCTACGAGCGTGTCCGACCGACCGAACCGCCCGGCAAGACATTCGAACCGTTCGCGTTGACCGAGAATATGGTTTCACCCATGGCGTCGTACGGCCAGGGCTATCGATTCATCATTACCGGCCTGACACACGACACCCACGGCTTTACGACCAATCGCGCCGACGAGACGAAAATCAAGCTCGACAAGCTTCGCTACAAGATAACCAACTTCGAGGAAGAGATCTACAAGCAGGAAGCGCACTGGACCGCAGATGCCGAAATCATCCTGATTGCCTACGGATCCGCCGCACGCGCCTCGCTTCAGGCGGCACAGATTGCCCGTGAAGCGGGCGCCAAAATCGGAGTCGTCCAGTTGTACACGATCTGGCCGTTCCCCGACCGACCCCTCAGGGATCTGTGCGGTCACGCGAAGAAAGTCGTCGTCGCTGAACTGAACATGGGGCAGATCGTGCACGAAGTGCGTCGAGCCCTCCCCGATGAGATCGAAGTTCACGCCGTGCAGCGATACGATGGAGAAATCCTGACGCCGCTTCAGGTGCTGGAGAAAGTGGACGAGGTGATGTGA
- a CDS encoding 2-oxoacid:ferredoxin oxidoreductase subunit beta, with amino-acid sequence MATAAKQKSDVVLQYLRPGKKFPSVWCPGCGNGTVMSAIIRAVDKLGYNRDEVVMVSGIGCSSRMPIYLDFMALHTTHGRALAFATGVKFAQPHMKVIVVTGDGDALAIGGNHFIHACRRNIDLTAVLINNNIYGMTGGQGSPTTPDAAFSTTTPYGNVEKHFDVCELATAAGATYVGRSTVYHAPQLEKQISQALEHRGFSLVEAIANCHTYFGRLNKQGDAVAMLNMFKDRSVTTQKASEMSPEELKDKWIIGTLYEDRERTEYCDEYEKLVNRVQQGRR; translated from the coding sequence ATGGCTACCGCTGCGAAACAGAAATCCGACGTTGTGCTGCAGTACCTCCGGCCGGGAAAGAAGTTTCCGTCGGTCTGGTGTCCGGGCTGCGGAAACGGCACCGTCATGAGCGCGATCATTCGCGCCGTTGATAAGCTTGGCTACAACAGGGATGAAGTTGTAATGGTTTCCGGTATCGGCTGCTCGAGCCGCATGCCCATCTATCTCGACTTCATGGCTCTCCACACCACGCACGGGCGCGCGCTGGCATTCGCCACCGGCGTAAAATTTGCCCAGCCCCACATGAAGGTGATCGTGGTGACAGGCGACGGTGACGCCCTGGCTATCGGCGGCAACCACTTCATCCATGCCTGCCGCCGCAATATTGACCTCACCGCGGTATTGATAAACAACAACATATACGGTATGACCGGCGGTCAGGGCTCGCCGACAACCCCCGATGCGGCATTTTCGACCACGACGCCCTACGGCAACGTCGAGAAGCACTTCGACGTCTGTGAACTGGCCACGGCCGCCGGTGCGACCTACGTGGGGCGCTCCACGGTGTATCACGCACCCCAGCTGGAGAAACAGATTTCTCAGGCCCTGGAGCACCGCGGTTTCTCGCTCGTCGAAGCGATCGCCAATTGCCACACGTACTTCGGACGCCTCAATAAGCAGGGCGATGCCGTGGCCATGTTGAACATGTTCAAGGACCGCTCGGTAACGACACAGAAGGCGAGCGAAATGTCGCCGGAAGAACTCAAGGACAAATGGATAATCGGAACGCTCTATGAAGACCGGGAACGGACCGAATACTGCGACGAGTACGAGAAGCTGGTCAACCGCGTGCAACAGGGAAGGAGATAA
- the mdh gene encoding malate dehydrogenase — translation MNKKIAVIGAGNVGATCAMYLAEANLADIVLIDILEGIPQGKALDLTQAGPVRGYNCMLTGSNNMKDIKGADVVIMTAGLPRKPGMTREDLLTKNADIVGSVAREIKKHAPRAYVIVVSNPLDLMTYHMQKETGFESSRVLGQAGVLDSTRLRAFVAMELKVAMTDVQAMVLGGHGDTMVPLPRYTTVAGIPIGELIDKDRIKAISQRTAEGGGEIVKLLKTGSAYYAPAAASVDMCRSIFCDEKKVLPASAYLTGQYGIKDIYIGVPVVLGAGGVEKILELKLSKAELASLQKSAATYKEHLKIMGY, via the coding sequence ATGAACAAGAAAATTGCCGTAATCGGGGCTGGAAACGTCGGTGCAACATGCGCTATGTACTTGGCCGAGGCCAATCTTGCCGACATCGTATTGATCGACATTCTGGAGGGCATTCCGCAGGGGAAGGCGCTGGATCTCACTCAGGCCGGGCCGGTGCGCGGCTACAACTGCATGCTGACCGGCAGCAACAACATGAAGGACATCAAGGGTGCCGACGTCGTTATAATGACCGCCGGTCTGCCGCGTAAACCCGGCATGACCCGCGAAGATCTCCTGACCAAAAACGCCGACATCGTCGGCTCGGTCGCCCGCGAGATCAAGAAGCACGCTCCCAGGGCGTACGTGATCGTGGTGTCTAATCCGCTCGACCTGATGACCTATCACATGCAGAAGGAGACCGGCTTTGAGAGCAGCCGCGTCCTCGGTCAGGCCGGTGTGCTCGACTCGACGCGCTTGCGCGCATTTGTCGCCATGGAGCTAAAGGTCGCCATGACCGATGTCCAGGCGATGGTACTCGGCGGTCACGGAGACACGATGGTGCCGCTGCCGCGGTACACCACGGTGGCCGGCATTCCGATCGGCGAACTGATCGACAAGGACCGGATCAAGGCTATTTCCCAGCGCACCGCGGAAGGCGGCGGCGAGATCGTCAAGCTGCTCAAGACCGGCTCAGCTTATTACGCACCGGCGGCGGCTTCGGTCGATATGTGCCGCTCGATCTTCTGCGACGAGAAGAAGGTCCTGCCGGCATCGGCTTATCTCACCGGCCAGTACGGCATCAAGGACATCTACATCGGCGTCCCCGTCGTACTCGGCGCCGGCGGTGTCGAGAAGATCCTCGAGCTGAAGCTGAGCAAGGCCGAGCTGGCGTCGCTGCAGAAGTCGGCGGCCACCTACAAAGAGCACCTCAAGATCATGGGCTACTAA
- the sucC gene encoding ADP-forming succinate--CoA ligase subunit beta translates to MNVHEYQAKQLFAQAGIPVPPGDVATTPSEAFALAEQYNKPVMVKAQVHVGGRGKAGGVKYAENAEAARVLATKIIGMDIKGFEVKKVLVTVAEEILSEAYVGIVLDRASQRPVIMVSPAGGIDIEEVAAKTPEKIFKLAVDPVVGLKPFQARELAYRLYRDINQVRQAADIIMKLYNVYWQNDASLVEINPLVTVPGGAVIALDAKVNIDDNALYRQPAIAAMRDLDAEQPSEVKAREADLSFVKLDGNIGCIVNGAGLAMTTMDLVKRYGGEPANFLDIGGSSNPQKVVAAMSIILSDSNVKAILINIFGGITRCDDVANGIVEAYKELSPSVPVVVRLTGTNEKEAERILASMNLPTADTLDNVVKKAIKLAEATA, encoded by the coding sequence ATGAACGTGCACGAGTATCAGGCGAAGCAGCTGTTTGCACAGGCCGGAATACCGGTCCCTCCGGGTGATGTCGCGACAACGCCCTCCGAAGCCTTCGCACTCGCCGAGCAGTACAACAAGCCGGTGATGGTCAAGGCGCAGGTACATGTCGGCGGTCGCGGCAAGGCCGGCGGCGTGAAGTATGCGGAAAACGCCGAGGCTGCGCGCGTGTTGGCAACCAAGATCATCGGAATGGATATCAAGGGCTTCGAAGTCAAAAAAGTGCTCGTTACGGTGGCGGAGGAGATTCTCTCGGAAGCCTACGTCGGCATTGTCCTCGACCGCGCAAGTCAGCGGCCGGTTATCATGGTTTCGCCCGCGGGTGGCATTGATATCGAGGAAGTCGCCGCCAAAACGCCTGAGAAGATTTTCAAGCTCGCGGTCGATCCGGTGGTCGGACTCAAGCCTTTCCAGGCGCGAGAACTCGCATACAGACTCTACCGCGACATAAATCAAGTCCGACAGGCCGCCGACATCATCATGAAACTGTACAACGTGTATTGGCAGAACGACGCATCGCTCGTCGAGATCAATCCGCTGGTTACCGTTCCCGGCGGCGCCGTCATAGCTCTTGACGCGAAAGTGAATATCGATGACAATGCGCTGTACCGCCAGCCCGCAATTGCCGCAATGCGCGATCTCGATGCGGAGCAGCCGTCGGAAGTGAAGGCCCGGGAAGCTGACCTGTCATTCGTCAAGCTCGACGGCAATATCGGCTGCATCGTCAACGGCGCCGGACTGGCCATGACGACCATGGACCTGGTCAAGCGATACGGAGGCGAACCTGCCAACTTCCTTGATATCGGCGGAAGTTCCAACCCGCAGAAAGTCGTCGCCGCTATGTCGATCATTCTGTCCGATTCCAACGTCAAGGCTATCCTCATCAACATATTCGGCGGCATCACTCGCTGCGATGACGTAGCCAACGGTATCGTGGAAGCATACAAAGAGCTGAGCCCCTCGGTGCCTGTCGTCGTGCGGCTCACCGGGACCAACGAAAAGGAAGCCGAAAGAATTCTGGCCTCGATGAATCTTCCGACCGCAGACACACTGGACAATGTCGTTAAAAAGGCCATCAAGCTGGCCGAGGCCACTGCCTAA
- a CDS encoding 2-oxoacid:acceptor oxidoreductase family protein, which produces MGSLLEKISVPQDRFEIRLSGSGGQGMILGAVILSEAIGADGTKNVSQTQSYGPEARGGASKSDVVVSKNQIFYPKAMKLDLLLAMTQESMDSYYKDLKEGGTLVIDNVLVTDVPTDHYYGLPFTRLAREEAGHVMVANVIALGAIAELTGVVDKEKLLKAVLARAPRGTEDKNRKAVEIGFREAAKLKKT; this is translated from the coding sequence ATGGGCTCTCTGCTTGAAAAAATCTCCGTACCTCAGGATCGCTTCGAGATCCGCTTGTCCGGTTCGGGCGGCCAGGGAATGATCCTCGGTGCGGTGATTCTCTCTGAAGCCATCGGCGCCGACGGTACCAAGAATGTTTCTCAGACGCAGTCCTATGGCCCCGAGGCCCGTGGCGGTGCGTCGAAGTCCGACGTCGTCGTTTCTAAGAACCAGATCTTCTACCCCAAGGCGATGAAGCTCGATCTCCTGCTTGCCATGACGCAGGAGTCGATGGATTCGTATTACAAGGACTTGAAAGAGGGCGGGACGCTGGTTATCGACAACGTTCTGGTGACCGACGTGCCAACCGACCACTACTACGGTCTGCCGTTCACACGCCTCGCTCGCGAGGAAGCCGGACACGTGATGGTGGCAAATGTCATCGCGCTCGGCGCAATCGCCGAACTCACCGGCGTTGTTGACAAAGAGAAGCTCCTTAAGGCCGTACTGGCACGCGCTCCGCGAGGCACCGAGGACAAAAACCGCAAGGCGGTGGAGATCGGCTTCCGCGAGGCAGCCAAACTCAAAAAGACCTGA
- the icd gene encoding isocitrate dehydrogenase (NADP(+)), whose translation MARYKHIVIPADGAPIKVQNKKIVVPDNPIIPVIEGDGIGRDIMKATRRVVDAAVEKAYKGKKKIAWMDVYAGENANRLYKEWLPQETFDAIKKYIVALKGPLTTPIGGGFRSLNVTLRQVLNLYACVRPVRYFEGVGSPVVAPDKLNVIIYRENTEDVYAGIEWKKGSADAKKVIAWLNKTMKTGIRTDSGIGVKPISATGTKRLVRKAILHAITKKLPSVTLVHKGNIMKYTEGFFRDIGYQVATKEFRAQIVTEDELWSKHNGKAPAGKIVIKDRIADSMFQQILTRPDEYSVLATPNLNGDYLSDACAAQVGGLGMAPGANIGDYVGLFEATHGTAPKYTDKDMVNPGSLILSAVMMLDYLGWSEAAVMIEKAIETTIRKKTVTYDLERQMKGATKVSTSEYATQIIKNMQ comes from the coding sequence ATGGCTCGTTACAAGCATATCGTTATTCCGGCGGACGGCGCTCCGATCAAGGTCCAGAATAAGAAGATCGTTGTTCCGGACAACCCGATCATCCCGGTGATCGAAGGCGACGGTATCGGTCGCGACATCATGAAGGCGACACGCCGGGTGGTCGACGCCGCGGTCGAGAAGGCCTACAAGGGCAAGAAGAAAATCGCGTGGATGGACGTCTACGCGGGCGAGAACGCCAACCGACTGTACAAGGAGTGGCTGCCCCAGGAGACGTTCGACGCGATCAAGAAGTACATCGTCGCCCTGAAGGGTCCGTTGACGACTCCGATCGGCGGCGGCTTCCGTTCGCTTAACGTGACGCTGCGACAGGTGCTCAACCTGTACGCGTGCGTTCGTCCGGTGCGCTATTTCGAAGGCGTCGGGTCGCCGGTCGTGGCTCCCGACAAACTCAATGTCATCATCTACCGCGAGAACACCGAAGACGTCTACGCCGGCATCGAGTGGAAGAAAGGCAGTGCGGACGCGAAGAAGGTGATCGCCTGGTTGAACAAGACGATGAAGACCGGCATCCGCACCGACTCCGGCATCGGCGTGAAGCCGATTTCGGCGACCGGCACCAAGCGGCTCGTGCGCAAGGCCATCCTGCACGCGATAACCAAGAAGCTCCCGTCGGTGACCCTGGTTCACAAGGGCAACATCATGAAATACACCGAAGGGTTCTTCCGCGATATCGGCTATCAGGTTGCGACCAAGGAGTTCCGCGCCCAGATCGTCACCGAGGACGAACTCTGGAGCAAGCACAACGGTAAGGCGCCGGCCGGCAAGATCGTCATCAAGGATCGTATCGCCGACTCGATGTTCCAGCAGATCCTGACCCGGCCTGATGAGTACAGCGTCCTCGCGACGCCGAACCTCAACGGTGACTACCTGTCCGACGCCTGCGCCGCACAGGTCGGCGGTCTGGGCATGGCGCCCGGCGCCAATATCGGCGACTATGTCGGTCTGTTCGAGGCGACACACGGCACTGCGCCGAAGTACACCGACAAGGACATGGTCAATCCCGGCTCCCTGATTCTCTCCGCCGTGATGATGCTCGACTATCTCGGCTGGAGCGAAGCGGCCGTGATGATCGAGAAGGCAATCGAGACCACCATCCGCAAGAAGACGGTTACGTACGATCTGGAGCGGCAGATGAAGGGTGCGACGAAAGTGAGCACCTCGGAGTATGCCACGCAGATCATCAAAAACATGCAGTGA
- the ndk gene encoding nucleoside-diphosphate kinase, with product MSKTLLIIKPDATERNLIGHVINRLEKARFTVADIRMVHLTEQQARRFYAVHEGKPFLNSLVAFMTSGRVVPMLLEKDNAVDDLRELIGATDPAKAACGTIRDEIGRDIEKNSVHASDSDDNAAKEIAFFFGPNAI from the coding sequence ATGAGCAAGACACTACTGATTATCAAGCCCGATGCGACCGAACGCAATCTCATCGGCCACGTCATCAACCGACTCGAAAAAGCCCGGTTCACCGTCGCCGATATCCGCATGGTACATCTGACTGAACAACAGGCCCGCCGGTTCTACGCGGTGCACGAAGGGAAGCCTTTCCTGAATTCCCTCGTGGCGTTTATGACGTCGGGCCGGGTGGTGCCGATGCTCCTGGAGAAGGACAATGCGGTTGATGACCTTCGCGAACTGATCGGTGCGACGGATCCTGCAAAAGCCGCCTGCGGGACCATTCGCGACGAGATTGGGCGCGATATAGAGAAGAACTCCGTACATGCGTCCGATTCCGATGACAACGCGGCCAAAGAAATCGCGTTCTTCTTCGGCCCGAACGCCATTTGA
- a CDS encoding 4Fe-4S binding protein, with translation MSDTNSTEQARRKPPQTKYDYSVGPPPVTINLSWCKACNICIALCPTQVFEPDRDGKPVLARPEYCTQCTLCWIHCPDLAITSNYK, from the coding sequence ATGAGCGACACAAACAGCACCGAGCAGGCCCGCCGGAAACCGCCGCAGACGAAATATGACTACTCCGTCGGGCCGCCGCCGGTAACGATCAATTTGTCCTGGTGCAAGGCATGCAATATCTGCATCGCCCTGTGCCCGACCCAGGTATTCGAACCGGATCGAGACGGCAAGCCGGTGCTTGCTCGCCCCGAATACTGCACGCAGTGCACCCTGTGCTGGATACACTGCCCGGACCTGGCCATAACCTCGAACTACAAGTAG
- a CDS encoding HD domain-containing protein: protein MCQLSKEVVEQILAKGRIYEVGGAVRDRFLGHRPIKDRDYLVTGIPYDALTGILRRFGRVDLVGRSFGVIKFTQYHDSTPRTFDISLPRREYSTGTGHRDFDVEFDPNLPVEADLVRRDFTINAMAIALPGGELIDPLEGMVDLKNRCLRMTSPTSFPEDPLRMLRAVQFSARFGFEIEPSTLAAMTQHHALIHSVSAERIAEELNKLLEKAENPSHGFRLMQKTGLLAAILPELDACVGVEQPGGYHRYDVFEHTLHVLDACPMNLRLRMAALFHDINKPQHRRLTDTGATFYGHETSGAHTALAVLKRLRYPRDFAHDVAVLVERHMFTTAVTDKGMRRLVRRVGQELIFDLLDLRRADVVGQGMGGTTEDVDEFERNIREELERKPPFGLNDLAINGIDVMTILALKPSRQVGDVLNYLLEKVLDNPEDNTRQRLIELARDYHESGSDINDSDKNEGTN, encoded by the coding sequence ATGTGTCAATTGTCGAAGGAAGTGGTTGAACAAATACTGGCGAAGGGTCGGATATACGAAGTCGGCGGTGCCGTACGCGACCGTTTCCTCGGTCATCGCCCGATTAAGGATCGCGACTACCTCGTGACCGGTATCCCGTACGACGCACTCACCGGTATTTTGCGCCGCTTTGGCCGCGTGGATCTGGTGGGGCGTTCGTTCGGTGTGATCAAGTTCACCCAGTATCACGATTCTACACCCCGCACGTTTGACATATCTCTGCCGCGGCGGGAGTACTCCACCGGCACCGGCCACAGGGATTTCGACGTCGAATTCGATCCGAATCTTCCCGTCGAGGCCGACCTCGTCCGTCGCGATTTCACCATCAACGCCATGGCGATTGCGCTGCCCGGAGGGGAGTTGATCGACCCGCTGGAAGGTATGGTCGATCTGAAGAATCGATGCCTGCGCATGACTTCGCCGACGTCATTCCCCGAAGATCCGCTGCGCATGCTGCGAGCGGTCCAGTTCTCTGCACGTTTCGGCTTCGAAATCGAGCCGTCCACTCTGGCGGCTATGACGCAACACCATGCCCTGATTCACTCGGTTTCGGCGGAGCGCATCGCAGAAGAGCTGAACAAGTTGCTTGAAAAAGCCGAAAACCCGTCGCACGGATTTCGCCTGATGCAGAAAACCGGATTGCTTGCCGCAATCCTTCCTGAACTGGATGCGTGTGTCGGCGTGGAACAGCCGGGCGGTTATCACCGCTACGACGTCTTTGAACATACACTCCACGTGCTCGATGCCTGCCCGATGAATCTCAGGCTGCGCATGGCGGCGTTGTTCCACGATATCAACAAACCGCAGCATCGACGTCTGACCGATACCGGCGCGACCTTCTACGGCCACGAGACCTCCGGTGCGCACACTGCGCTGGCGGTGCTGAAGCGGCTTCGCTATCCCAGGGACTTTGCGCACGACGTTGCCGTCCTCGTCGAAAGACACATGTTCACGACGGCGGTCACGGACAAAGGTATGCGCCGGCTCGTTCGCAGGGTGGGGCAGGAGCTCATCTTCGACCTGCTTGATCTCCGCCGCGCGGATGTTGTCGGACAGGGGATGGGAGGAACCACCGAAGATGTGGACGAATTCGAACGAAACATCCGCGAGGAGCTGGAACGAAAACCCCCGTTCGGTTTGAACGACCTGGCCATCAACGGTATTGATGTCATGACCATCCTCGCATTGAAGCCGTCCAGGCAGGTGGGCGACGTGCTGAATTACTTGCTGGAAAAAGTCCTCGACAATCCGGAAGACAACACGCGGCAACGCCTCATCGAACTTGCCCGCGACTATCACGAGAGCGGATCTGACATCAACGATAGCGATAAAAACGAAGGAACGAACTGA
- the arcC gene encoding carbamate kinase codes for MNVLRMTGADKKKTAVVALGGNAITLPGQEDNITNQFANTRNSLGGIIELARNGYKLVVTHGNGPQVGNALLRVELARGRAPELPLGVLVADTEGGMGYMIEQSLQNRLRVEGIDRPVVTIITQMLVNRDDPAILNPTKYVGQFYNEVEATVFSETRGWQMKQDANRGWRRVVPSPVPYKAVEGDTIKRLVADGTIVIAGGGGGIPVYVDDKGNYEGIDAVIDKDLASAVLGNEIGAGILSILTSVDKVSLNFGRPDQVDLDELTVSELKEYLRAGQFPPGSMGPKIQAAIAFIENGGDLVTITSFANAAQAVFGKAGTRIIPG; via the coding sequence ATGAACGTACTCAGGATGACAGGCGCGGACAAAAAAAAGACGGCGGTGGTGGCCCTCGGCGGGAATGCAATCACACTCCCCGGCCAGGAAGACAACATCACCAATCAGTTTGCCAATACGCGCAATTCGCTGGGCGGGATAATCGAGCTTGCCCGCAACGGCTATAAGCTGGTGGTGACGCACGGCAACGGTCCGCAAGTCGGCAACGCGCTGCTGCGAGTGGAACTCGCGCGCGGACGCGCTCCCGAACTCCCGCTCGGTGTGCTGGTCGCTGACACGGAGGGCGGTATGGGGTACATGATCGAGCAGTCCCTGCAAAATCGCCTGCGCGTCGAAGGTATCGATCGACCGGTCGTGACGATTATCACGCAGATGCTCGTTAACCGCGATGACCCGGCGATCCTCAACCCGACAAAGTACGTCGGCCAGTTCTACAATGAAGTCGAAGCGACCGTCTTTTCGGAGACTCGGGGCTGGCAGATGAAGCAGGATGCCAACCGGGGATGGCGGCGAGTCGTGCCTTCACCGGTCCCCTATAAGGCAGTCGAGGGCGACACCATCAAACGGCTGGTAGCCGACGGAACGATTGTCATCGCAGGTGGCGGCGGTGGCATTCCCGTCTATGTCGACGACAAAGGCAATTACGAAGGGATCGATGCCGTGATCGACAAGGATCTCGCCTCCGCGGTCCTTGGCAACGAAATCGGAGCCGGAATCCTGTCAATCCTGACTTCAGTAGACAAGGTTAGTCTCAACTTCGGCCGGCCCGATCAGGTCGATCTCGACGAACTGACAGTGTCGGAACTGAAAGAATATCTTAGGGCCGGGCAGTTTCCGCCCGGATCGATGGGTCCCAAAATCCAGGCAGCAATTGCCTTTATCGAGAACGGAGGCGACCTGGTGACCATCACGTCATTTGCGAACGCGGCGCAGGCCGTGTTCGGAAAGGCCGGGACAAGGATTATTCCGGGATAG
- a CDS encoding lactate racemase domain-containing protein: protein MDITLAYGKATLTVTVPDGVHVDTFGSRRSGGSLTRDVFLHRFRQSGADRVMRSSSPLIIVNDGYRHTPTALILTWLDSDFPGLLDRASYLVATGAHGAPTDDHFRSIFGKLYGRLLGRVTVHDCRDRNSMMPVGRDRFGCDVLLNRTVLEHDDVLVIGSVEPHYFAGFTGGRKSLFPGLCDLDTIERNHNLANSLEARPLRLSGNPVAEHFDELVSMLADRTIYAVQVVADADRVIHDVSCGEIRDAFARAVAAARAVYACEVGAPYDAVLCEMRPPLDSNLYQVQKGLENCQAAVRSGGAAILASVCAEGVGSEHFFRQALTWDRIRNCPHDGVLRFGSHKLSRVIAMSQRIDIRLLSQLPQQDVRQVFYEPIDDLNTYLTERRASYDLDRLAVVYDAGHTVLTVKDN from the coding sequence ATGGACATTACGCTTGCATATGGGAAGGCAACGCTGACTGTGACGGTACCCGACGGCGTACATGTGGATACCTTCGGTTCCCGCCGCAGCGGCGGGAGCTTGACACGCGACGTCTTTTTGCATCGGTTCCGGCAGTCCGGCGCCGATCGCGTCATGCGTTCGTCATCGCCGTTGATCATCGTCAATGACGGCTACCGCCATACGCCGACCGCCCTGATTCTCACATGGCTCGATAGCGACTTCCCCGGTCTCCTGGACCGCGCTTCGTACCTCGTCGCCACCGGCGCACACGGTGCTCCGACAGACGACCACTTCCGCAGCATCTTTGGCAAGCTCTATGGACGCCTGCTCGGACGAGTGACGGTGCACGATTGTCGAGATCGGAACTCGATGATGCCGGTGGGCCGCGATCGATTCGGGTGCGACGTGCTCTTGAACAGAACCGTACTGGAGCATGACGACGTGCTTGTGATCGGATCGGTCGAACCACACTACTTCGCGGGTTTTACCGGCGGACGTAAGTCGCTGTTCCCGGGACTCTGTGATTTGGACACCATCGAACGTAATCACAACCTCGCCAATTCGCTCGAAGCACGTCCCCTCCGCCTGAGCGGAAATCCGGTTGCCGAGCATTTTGACGAATTGGTGAGTATGCTCGCCGACCGCACCATCTATGCGGTTCAGGTAGTGGCGGACGCCGATCGCGTGATTCATGACGTCTCGTGCGGCGAGATTCGCGACGCTTTCGCACGAGCTGTCGCGGCCGCTCGCGCGGTATACGCCTGCGAGGTTGGCGCGCCGTACGACGCCGTCCTGTGCGAGATGCGCCCGCCCCTCGACAGCAATTTGTACCAGGTGCAGAAGGGACTGGAAAACTGTCAGGCTGCGGTGCGGTCCGGCGGCGCAGCCATCCTGGCGTCGGTTTGCGCTGAGGGTGTCGGATCCGAGCACTTCTTCCGGCAGGCGCTCACATGGGACCGCATTCGCAATTGCCCGCACGATGGAGTGCTTCGTTTCGGATCGCACAAGCTTTCGAGGGTAATCGCGATGTCGCAAAGGATCGATATTCGCCTTCTCTCGCAGCTTCCTCAGCAGGATGTTCGACAAGTTTTTTACGAGCCTATAGACGACCTGAACACTTATCTGACGGAGAGGAGAGCCTCGTATGATCTGGATAGGCTGGCGGTAGTGTATGACGCCGGCCATACGGTATTGACCGTGAAGGACAACTGA